The Aminithiophilus ramosus genome contains a region encoding:
- a CDS encoding metallophosphoesterase, with protein sequence MADRALSLFFLVFFSLYGAINVYLGSWLFRALASSRGLRPAGALFVLVAAAYPAGRLLSRSLPGPAGALLRLGNLYLAFMATAFAVAVAAEAVLFAARLFGIRPSTEALRRAVLFASLLVVAVTAAGAVAARFPQVRVIDLELPRLDGAGREMTVAFASDLHAGTVIHNARLAAMVDLIAGLDADLILLGGDLVDRSVTEAVEEDLSGELARLKAPLGVFSVAGNHEYYAGLEAATAHIEKGGVTVLLDEARAVADTVLVVGRHDVQAPRFGFDRRPLAELTAPLGGRLPVIVVDHTPRDLAEAASAGAALQLSGHTHRGQLWPFNLLTEALFEIAYGPGQKDETWIYVSSGLGTWGPPVRTSGRPEVILFRLRFR encoded by the coding sequence ATGGCCGACCGAGCCCTCTCCCTTTTCTTTCTCGTCTTCTTCTCCCTCTACGGAGCGATCAACGTCTACCTCGGCTCCTGGCTTTTCAGGGCTCTGGCCTCGTCGAGGGGCCTCCGCCCCGCCGGGGCCCTCTTCGTTCTCGTCGCGGCCGCCTACCCCGCAGGGCGTCTCCTGTCGCGGAGCCTTCCCGGCCCAGCAGGGGCCCTTCTCCGCCTGGGCAATCTCTACCTGGCTTTCATGGCCACGGCCTTCGCCGTCGCCGTCGCCGCAGAGGCGGTCCTTTTCGCCGCCCGCCTCTTCGGGATCCGCCCCTCGACGGAGGCCCTCCGGCGGGCCGTCCTCTTCGCCTCCCTCCTCGTCGTCGCCGTCACGGCGGCGGGAGCCGTCGCCGCCCGTTTCCCTCAGGTGCGCGTCATCGATCTCGAACTGCCCCGTCTCGACGGGGCGGGGCGGGAGATGACCGTCGCCTTCGCCTCCGACCTTCACGCCGGGACCGTCATCCACAACGCGAGGCTGGCCGCGATGGTGGACCTCATCGCCGGCCTCGACGCCGACCTGATCCTCCTCGGAGGCGATCTCGTCGACCGGTCCGTCACGGAGGCCGTCGAAGAGGATCTTTCAGGCGAGCTCGCCCGCCTGAAGGCCCCGCTGGGCGTCTTCTCCGTCGCCGGCAACCACGAGTACTACGCCGGCCTCGAGGCCGCGACGGCCCACATCGAGAAGGGAGGCGTCACGGTCCTTCTCGACGAGGCCCGCGCCGTCGCCGACACGGTCCTCGTCGTGGGACGCCACGACGTCCAGGCGCCCCGTTTCGGCTTCGACCGCAGACCCCTGGCGGAGCTGACGGCTCCCCTGGGAGGACGCCTGCCCGTCATCGTCGTCGACCACACCCCCCGAGACCTGGCCGAGGCCGCCTCGGCGGGCGCGGCCCTTCAGCTTTCGGGCCACACCCACAGGGGACAGCTCTGGCCCTTCAACCTGCTCACGGAGGCCCTTTTCGAGATCGCCTACGGCCCGGGGCAAAAGGACGAGACCTGGATCTACGTCTCCAGCGGCCTCGGGACCTGGGGCCCGCCGGTGCGGACCAGCGGCCGTCCCGAGGTGATCCTCTTCAGGCTCCGCTTCCGCTAG
- a CDS encoding S10 family peptidase has translation MREKRKTGRGEGALCLMVVMLLLLTGRAPAEEASPAEEAFSSGNAAMAAFPEEPVVTRHRGTFGGRSLAYTATAGLMPLFDGRSGDERGRLFYVAYQAEGIKRLETRPITFVYNGGPGSPSLWLHMGLLGPKRSPVADDGLAHPRPPYGAVDNGESLLDITDLVFIDPVGTGFSLTTPPGDDEAGRAFWGVWEDVEWVAEFIRLFLSRNDRWQSPLFLVGESYGGMRSCGLASQLQDLGIEPAGIVLVAPAVSYGDLESDSANDRPYVHALPTMTAAAWVHGRLSPPLQALSLDEAVERAERFAFGPYRNALWKGAALAGEERTALARELAELTGLPDPFWLRWNLRVDIDRFAGELLADERRFVSLYDSRLSGHGSEYRLWEDPLMARVGTAFVTAFQSYLQQDLEYLTDWSYKTSGDEAFHNWNWLSGMENGFRGSPNTIRELELAMRRNPWMKVFVAMGRYDLVCPVDSVVYSLNRIDVPAETFRNVTFRTYPAGHMMYIHEETLKNLKKDLAVFYGEALGRP, from the coding sequence ATGAGGGAAAAAAGGAAAACCGGCAGGGGCGAAGGCGCCCTGTGCCTGATGGTCGTGATGCTTCTCCTTCTGACGGGAAGGGCTCCGGCCGAAGAGGCGTCTCCCGCCGAGGAGGCCTTTTCCTCGGGCAACGCCGCCATGGCGGCCTTTCCCGAGGAGCCCGTCGTCACCCGCCACCGGGGCACCTTCGGCGGGCGGAGCCTGGCCTATACGGCCACGGCCGGTCTGATGCCCCTTTTCGACGGCCGCAGCGGCGACGAACGGGGACGGCTCTTCTACGTGGCCTACCAGGCCGAGGGGATCAAGCGCCTCGAGACGCGGCCTATCACCTTCGTCTACAACGGCGGCCCCGGGAGTCCCTCTCTCTGGCTCCACATGGGCCTTTTGGGACCCAAACGGAGCCCCGTGGCCGACGACGGGCTGGCCCATCCCCGCCCCCCCTACGGCGCCGTCGACAACGGGGAGAGCCTCCTCGACATCACCGATCTCGTCTTCATCGATCCCGTGGGAACGGGATTCTCCCTGACGACGCCGCCCGGCGACGACGAGGCGGGGCGGGCCTTCTGGGGCGTCTGGGAAGACGTCGAATGGGTGGCCGAGTTCATCCGCCTCTTCCTGAGCCGCAACGACCGCTGGCAGTCGCCTCTCTTCCTCGTCGGCGAGAGCTACGGCGGCATGCGCTCCTGCGGTCTCGCCTCCCAGCTTCAGGATCTGGGCATCGAACCGGCGGGCATCGTCCTCGTCGCCCCGGCCGTCAGCTACGGCGATCTGGAGAGCGACAGCGCCAACGACAGGCCCTACGTCCACGCCCTGCCGACGATGACGGCGGCGGCCTGGGTCCACGGCAGGCTCTCGCCGCCCCTTCAGGCCCTCTCCCTGGACGAGGCCGTCGAACGGGCCGAACGCTTCGCCTTCGGTCCCTACCGCAATGCCCTCTGGAAAGGCGCCGCCCTCGCCGGGGAGGAGCGGACCGCCCTCGCCCGGGAACTGGCCGAGCTGACGGGACTTCCCGACCCCTTCTGGCTGAGGTGGAATCTCCGCGTCGACATCGACCGCTTCGCAGGAGAGCTCCTGGCCGACGAGCGGCGCTTCGTCAGCCTCTACGACAGCCGTCTCTCGGGCCACGGCTCGGAGTACCGCCTCTGGGAGGATCCTCTCATGGCCCGCGTCGGAACGGCCTTCGTCACGGCCTTTCAGAGCTATCTCCAGCAGGACCTGGAGTATCTGACCGACTGGAGTTACAAGACATCGGGCGACGAGGCCTTCCACAACTGGAACTGGCTCTCGGGCATGGAAAACGGCTTCAGGGGAAGTCCCAACACGATCCGCGAGCTTGAGCTGGCCATGAGGCGCAACCCCTGGATGAAGGTCTTCGTCGCCATGGGGCGTTACGATCTGGTCTGCCCCGTCGACTCCGTCGTCTACAGCCTGAACCGCATCGACGTTCCGGCCGAGACCTTCAGGAACGTGACCTTCAGGACCTACCCGGCGGGGCACATGATGTATATCCACGAGGAGACCCTCAAGAACCTCAAGAAAGACCTGGCCGTCTTCTACGGAGAGGCCCTGGGACGCCCTTAG
- a CDS encoding FAD:protein FMN transferase, with the protein MTRRSLLLLPVVLAAAIAGILLFRAPDAEELRERRVFLMGTTVTVRGSLSEPLLDETIALLGALERRLSAHLDDSEIGRVNADPSSEHPLSPETAQVLARALYWARRSDGAFDPTVRPLTLLWNGDGTRHRPPSPEAVAEARRHVGWDRVRLDGDILRLEPSMGLDLGGIAKGYGADEAVRFLRDRGVTRAIVDLGGNVVVIGDRPGGGPWRIGIQDPQKERGERLGVLEGRDLSVVTSGNYERFFDWEGKRWGHIVDPATGWPSESDLLSVTVVCEASLDGDALATALFVLGRERALSLKGELEKEGYAFILVGDGLVTISPSLESSFRLESTEYDLETR; encoded by the coding sequence ATGACGCGACGGAGCCTCCTCCTTCTTCCTGTCGTCCTGGCGGCGGCCATCGCCGGGATTCTCCTCTTCCGGGCCCCCGACGCCGAGGAGCTCCGGGAGCGACGGGTCTTCCTGATGGGAACGACCGTCACGGTCCGGGGTTCCCTCTCCGAACCTCTTCTCGACGAGACGATCGCCCTCCTGGGCGCCCTCGAAAGGCGCCTCTCGGCCCATCTCGACGACTCCGAGATCGGCCGCGTCAACGCCGATCCCTCGTCGGAACACCCTCTCTCGCCGGAGACGGCCCAGGTTCTCGCCCGAGCTCTCTATTGGGCCCGACGCAGCGACGGCGCCTTCGATCCCACCGTGCGCCCCCTCACCCTGCTCTGGAACGGCGACGGGACACGCCATCGCCCCCCCTCGCCGGAGGCCGTCGCCGAGGCCCGGCGTCACGTCGGCTGGGACCGGGTCCGCCTGGACGGCGATATCCTCCGTCTCGAGCCCTCGATGGGCCTTGACCTGGGCGGAATCGCCAAGGGGTACGGAGCCGACGAGGCGGTCCGATTCCTGCGCGACAGAGGCGTCACGCGGGCCATCGTCGACCTGGGCGGAAACGTCGTCGTCATCGGCGACCGTCCCGGCGGCGGCCCCTGGCGCATCGGCATCCAGGACCCCCAAAAAGAACGAGGCGAGCGCCTGGGCGTTCTCGAGGGGCGCGACCTTTCCGTCGTCACGTCGGGCAACTACGAGCGCTTCTTCGACTGGGAGGGAAAACGCTGGGGGCACATCGTCGATCCCGCCACGGGATGGCCCTCCGAGTCGGACCTCCTGAGCGTCACCGTCGTCTGCGAAGCGTCCCTCGACGGAGACGCCCTGGCGACGGCCCTCTTCGTCCTGGGCCGGGAAAGGGCCCTATCCCTGAAGGGAGAGCTGGAGAAGGAGGGTTACGCCTTCATCCTCGTCGGCGACGGCCTCGTGACGATCTCCCCCTCGCTGGAGAGCTCCTTCCGCCTCGAATCGACGGAGTATGACCTTGAAACGCGGTGA
- a CDS encoding NusG domain II-containing protein: MTLKRGDRRVLLLLAGLLLLSLLPRLFSSDGGPRWAVIYVDGTERHRLDVDGPLREIAIVTDDGHRSVIAVGEGGARFVDSDCPDRLCIARGHLDKAGQSALCLPNRIEVRLEGAKNGEDDVDAHSQ, from the coding sequence ATGACCTTGAAACGCGGTGACCGGCGGGTCCTCCTCCTCCTGGCGGGACTCCTCCTTCTTTCCCTCCTGCCCCGCCTTTTCTCCTCCGACGGGGGACCGCGGTGGGCCGTCATCTACGTCGACGGGACGGAGCGTCACCGGCTCGACGTCGATGGCCCCCTCCGGGAGATCGCCATCGTCACCGACGACGGACACCGCAGCGTCATCGCCGTCGGCGAAGGCGGGGCCCGATTCGTGGACAGCGACTGCCCGGACAGGCTCTGCATCGCCCGGGGACACCTCGACAAAGCGGGCCAGTCGGCCCTCTGCCTCCCCAACAGGATCGAAGTCCGCCTCGAAGGCGCGAAAAACGGAGAGGACGATGTGGACGCCCACTCCCAGTGA
- a CDS encoding Gx transporter family protein: MWTPTPSEPSPTRRILIVGLLSGLSLALALLENALPLPAPGVKPGLANAVSLLALLLYGPRTAWSVLAVRLLLAGLFSGNLFALGCSVAGGMAAMTVMTLLVRGAAGEVSPPVVSAAGAVTHNGAQLLFVVALLGSRALLAYLPLLVVSGLASGLAVGFLAEWTAKRLDRIRRESMP; encoded by the coding sequence ATGTGGACGCCCACTCCCAGTGAGCCGTCGCCGACGCGGCGCATCCTGATCGTCGGCCTCCTCAGCGGCCTTTCCCTCGCCCTGGCCCTTCTCGAAAACGCCCTCCCCCTTCCCGCTCCGGGAGTCAAGCCGGGGCTGGCCAACGCCGTCTCCCTCCTGGCCCTCCTTCTCTACGGCCCCCGAACGGCCTGGTCCGTCCTGGCCGTTCGGCTTCTTCTTGCCGGGCTCTTCTCGGGCAACCTCTTCGCCCTGGGCTGCAGCGTCGCCGGAGGCATGGCGGCCATGACCGTCATGACGCTGCTTGTCCGAGGGGCCGCCGGAGAGGTGTCGCCGCCCGTCGTCAGCGCCGCCGGAGCCGTCACCCACAACGGCGCCCAGCTTCTTTTCGTCGTGGCCCTCCTGGGAAGCCGGGCCCTCCTGGCCTATCTTCCCCTCCTCGTCGTCTCGGGCCTCGCCTCGGGGCTGGCCGTGGGCTTCCTGGCCGAGTGGACCGCGAAGAGGCTCGACCGGATCCGCAGGGAATCGATGCCGTAA
- a CDS encoding RnfABCDGE type electron transport complex subunit B gives MESLLYPVIALGGLGLAFGLLLSFASKKFAVPVDPKVEAVRALLPGANCGACGFEGCDIYAENVASGAAATNRCPIGGPDLAAALGRLMGSDAGAEERKVASVRCRTGCDRGIEAYIYQGIRDCRKATVLPGGGPNACSFSCLGFGTCIAACAFGALSVRDGIVVVERALCVGCGKCVEACPRGVLEMIPLSQPVRLACNNADRGAQVREVCPEGCIGCGLCAKFCEAKAIVMKDNLPVIDGSLCVACGKCVEKCPVKAILITPAGAGKITPKAS, from the coding sequence ATGGAGAGCCTCCTTTACCCGGTAATCGCGCTCGGCGGGCTGGGCCTGGCCTTCGGCCTTCTCCTGTCCTTCGCCTCGAAAAAGTTCGCCGTTCCCGTCGATCCCAAGGTGGAGGCCGTCAGGGCCCTTCTGCCCGGCGCCAACTGCGGCGCCTGCGGCTTCGAGGGCTGCGACATCTACGCCGAAAACGTCGCCTCCGGGGCGGCGGCCACCAACCGCTGTCCCATCGGCGGCCCCGACCTGGCCGCAGCCCTGGGACGTCTCATGGGCAGCGATGCCGGAGCGGAGGAGAGAAAAGTGGCCTCCGTCCGCTGCCGCACCGGCTGCGACCGCGGCATCGAGGCCTACATCTACCAGGGAATCCGGGACTGTCGCAAGGCCACCGTCCTCCCCGGAGGCGGCCCCAACGCCTGCAGCTTCAGCTGTCTCGGTTTCGGCACCTGCATCGCGGCCTGCGCCTTCGGCGCCCTCTCCGTCCGCGACGGCATCGTCGTCGTCGAGCGGGCCCTTTGCGTCGGCTGCGGCAAGTGCGTCGAGGCCTGTCCCCGGGGCGTGCTGGAGATGATCCCCCTCTCTCAGCCCGTCCGCCTGGCCTGCAACAACGCCGACAGGGGCGCCCAGGTGCGGGAGGTCTGTCCCGAGGGGTGCATCGGCTGCGGCCTCTGCGCCAAGTTCTGCGAGGCCAAGGCCATCGTGATGAAGGACAACCTCCCCGTCATCGACGGTTCCCTCTGCGTCGCCTGCGGCAAGTGCGTCGAGAAGTGCCCCGTCAAGGCCATCCTCATCACGCCTGCCGGGGCCGGAAAGATCACGCCCAAGGCATCGTAG
- a CDS encoding electron transport complex protein RnfA, which translates to MHWFELFFGAMFVNNIVLARFLGVCPFLGVSSRMGTARGMGLAVIFVIALASSVTWLVYYAILEPLGITYLSTMAFILVIAAVVQFVEIVMKKLWPALYRSLGIFLPLITTNCAVLGVAVLNVREGFGFVESLVHSVGTAAGFMLALVLFAGLRERMAESSRDVHEALRGLPLSLVTAGLMALAFMGFQGIF; encoded by the coding sequence ATGCACTGGTTCGAACTCTTCTTCGGCGCCATGTTCGTCAACAACATCGTCCTGGCCCGCTTCCTCGGCGTCTGCCCCTTCCTGGGCGTCTCGTCGCGGATGGGCACGGCCCGCGGCATGGGACTGGCCGTCATCTTCGTCATCGCCCTGGCCTCGTCGGTGACGTGGCTCGTCTACTACGCCATCCTCGAACCTCTGGGGATCACCTACCTCTCGACGATGGCCTTCATCCTCGTCATCGCCGCCGTCGTCCAGTTCGTCGAGATCGTCATGAAGAAGCTCTGGCCCGCCCTCTACCGCTCGCTCGGGATCTTCCTGCCCCTCATCACGACGAACTGCGCCGTCCTCGGCGTGGCCGTCCTCAACGTCCGCGAAGGTTTCGGCTTCGTCGAGTCCCTCGTCCACTCCGTGGGGACGGCGGCGGGCTTCATGCTGGCCCTGGTCCTCTTCGCCGGCCTGAGGGAGCGCATGGCCGAATCGAGCCGCGACGTCCACGAGGCGCTGCGGGGACTCCCCCTGTCGCTGGTGACGGCGGGGCTCATGGCCCTGGCCTTCATGGGCTTCCAGGGAATCTTCTAG
- the rsxE gene encoding electron transport complex subunit RsxE translates to MKVLQERLWAGLVKENPIFVQAIGMCPTLAVTSSATNGLGMGLAVLAVLFCSNAVISLLRRFIPATVRIPSFIVVIAGFVTIVQFATEAWTPTLNRSLGIFIPLIVVNCIILGRAEAYASKNGLLASLCDAVGMGLGFTAALTILGSVREILGAGTLFGKSFLPAGFQPALVLSMAPGAFIALGVLLALVRVIQLRRKGSVAPTGCGSCSLCGENCPSAGKGAEA, encoded by the coding sequence GTGAAGGTGCTTCAGGAGAGACTCTGGGCCGGCCTGGTCAAGGAAAACCCCATCTTCGTTCAGGCCATAGGCATGTGCCCCACTCTGGCCGTCACGTCGAGCGCCACCAACGGCCTCGGCATGGGACTGGCCGTTCTGGCCGTCCTCTTCTGCTCCAACGCCGTCATCTCCCTCCTGCGGCGTTTCATCCCGGCCACGGTGCGCATCCCCTCCTTCATCGTCGTCATCGCCGGGTTCGTCACCATCGTCCAGTTCGCCACGGAGGCCTGGACTCCGACGCTCAACCGCTCCCTGGGGATCTTCATCCCCCTCATCGTCGTCAACTGCATCATCCTGGGCCGGGCCGAGGCCTACGCCTCGAAAAACGGCCTTCTGGCCTCCCTCTGCGACGCCGTCGGCATGGGGCTGGGCTTCACCGCCGCCCTGACGATCCTCGGCAGTGTCCGCGAGATCCTCGGCGCCGGAACCCTTTTCGGCAAGTCCTTCCTGCCCGCCGGATTCCAGCCCGCCCTGGTCCTCTCCATGGCTCCCGGCGCCTTCATCGCCCTCGGCGTCCTCCTGGCCCTCGTTCGCGTCATCCAGCTTCGCCGCAAGGGATCGGTGGCCCCCACGGGCTGCGGCAGCTGCAGCCTCTGCGGCGAGAACTGCCCCTCGGCGGGGAAGGGGGCTGAAGCCTGA
- a CDS encoding RnfABCDGE type electron transport complex subunit G, translating into MGNALRPAWILFIVTALTGLLLGFVQNLTAEPIRLTRERERAEALRRALPAAESFRPVENGDFPGIVSVEEALAGGDSVGLCVTLDTAGYGGEIRLLVGIGSDGAVTGVEILSHSETPGLGAKAAGEAFRDPLKGMTGPVEVTKQQPRANEVEAISGATITTRAVADGLNRALDVFRQVKGGGVS; encoded by the coding sequence GTGGGTAACGCGCTCCGCCCCGCCTGGATTCTTTTCATCGTCACGGCTCTGACGGGCCTTCTCCTCGGCTTCGTCCAGAACCTCACCGCCGAGCCCATCCGTCTCACGAGAGAGAGGGAGAGGGCCGAGGCCCTGCGTCGGGCCCTTCCCGCGGCGGAAAGCTTCCGCCCCGTCGAGAACGGCGACTTCCCCGGGATCGTCTCCGTCGAGGAGGCCCTGGCCGGAGGCGACTCGGTGGGGCTCTGCGTCACCCTCGACACGGCCGGCTACGGCGGCGAGATTCGCCTTCTCGTCGGCATCGGCAGCGACGGCGCCGTCACGGGCGTGGAGATCCTCTCCCACTCCGAGACGCCGGGCCTGGGAGCCAAGGCCGCCGGCGAGGCCTTCCGGGACCCTCTGAAGGGGATGACCGGTCCCGTCGAGGTCACGAAACAGCAGCCCCGGGCCAACGAGGTCGAGGCCATCTCGGGAGCGACCATCACGACCCGGGCCGTCGCCGACGGCCTCAACAGGGCTCTTGATGTCTTTCGTCAGGTGAAGGGAGGCGGCGTCTCGTGA
- a CDS encoding RnfABCDGE type electron transport complex subunit D: MSEKLVVSASPHVHANSSVRTVMGDVLIALVPALAAAVYFFGPRALILTAVTAASAVASEYLWQRLLGRTVTIGDGSAALTGVLLAFNVPPTFPLWMAAIGGAFAVVIVKQFFGGLGKNVVNPALAARAFLLASWPGAMTTWTVDGLSSATALGILKEGGQALPSMMDLFVGHVGGCLGETSTLALLVGAAWLLWRRVITPEIPVVYIATTALFTWILGRDGFFTGNALYEILSGGLFLGAIFMATDYVTSPMTVKGRAVFAFGCGLLTALIRLYGSYPEGVSFAILLMNLVTPLIDRGFGPRRFGEVTSRG, encoded by the coding sequence GTGAGTGAAAAACTGGTCGTCTCCGCGTCGCCCCACGTCCACGCCAATTCGTCGGTGCGGACCGTCATGGGCGACGTTCTCATCGCCCTTGTCCCGGCTCTGGCCGCCGCCGTCTACTTCTTCGGCCCCCGAGCCCTGATCCTGACGGCCGTCACGGCCGCCTCGGCCGTCGCCTCGGAGTACCTCTGGCAGAGGCTGCTGGGGCGGACCGTCACGATCGGCGACGGCAGCGCCGCCCTGACGGGCGTCCTGCTGGCCTTCAACGTGCCGCCCACCTTCCCCCTCTGGATGGCCGCCATCGGCGGCGCCTTCGCCGTCGTCATCGTCAAGCAGTTCTTCGGCGGCCTGGGCAAGAACGTCGTCAACCCGGCCCTGGCGGCCCGGGCCTTCCTCCTCGCCTCCTGGCCGGGGGCGATGACGACCTGGACCGTCGACGGCCTCTCGTCGGCGACAGCCCTGGGCATCCTCAAAGAGGGGGGGCAGGCCCTTCCCTCCATGATGGACCTCTTCGTCGGCCACGTCGGCGGCTGCCTGGGCGAGACGTCGACTCTGGCCCTCCTCGTCGGGGCGGCCTGGCTCCTCTGGCGCCGCGTCATCACGCCCGAGATTCCCGTCGTCTACATCGCCACGACGGCCCTCTTCACCTGGATTCTCGGTCGCGACGGTTTCTTCACGGGCAACGCCCTCTACGAGATTCTCTCCGGCGGCCTCTTCCTCGGCGCCATCTTCATGGCCACCGACTACGTCACGTCGCCCATGACCGTCAAGGGCCGGGCCGTCTTCGCCTTCGGCTGCGGCCTTCTGACGGCCCTCATCAGGCTCTACGGCAGCTATCCCGAGGGCGTCTCCTTCGCCATTCTTCTCATGAACCTCGTGACGCCCCTCATCGACAGAGGCTTCGGACCCCGTCGCTTCGGGGAGGTGACAAGCCGTGGGTAA
- the rsxC gene encoding electron transport complex subunit RsxC, whose translation MKHRLFRGGVHPEGGKELTSEKAIVPFSPGGIHVFPLAQHIGSPCLPLVEKGQEVLRGQLIASPPEGRMGVSIHSSVSGTVKAVEVRPLIGGRGPSIVIESDGQAREVPFEERPRWRELSREEILSLVGSSGIVGLGGACFPTSVKLNPPPDSPIDTVILNGAECEPYLTCDDRIMREHADEIAQGTELLRLLFPEASVVVGLEENKPEAIEALRRAFAGSGGGAEVRALPVMYPQGSEKQLIYAVTGRSVPSGKLPCVVGCLVQNVATVRNMYLAVAEGRPLMDRVITVTGEAFVSPGNFLVPLGTLVSQLVEAAGGFKEEPGKVIAGGPMMGVALTRLDVPVVKGTSGLLAQPKSMTLTEPEQDCIRCGRCIEVCPMGLAPNRLNRLALLEDYDAFVDEGGMDCIECGSCSYTCPAMRYLVQSLREAKRTAGARRRK comes from the coding sequence GTGAAGCACCGGTTGTTTCGGGGCGGCGTACACCCCGAGGGCGGTAAGGAGCTGACAAGTGAGAAGGCGATCGTCCCCTTCTCTCCGGGCGGGATTCACGTTTTCCCCCTGGCTCAGCATATCGGTTCCCCCTGCCTTCCCCTCGTCGAGAAGGGGCAGGAGGTCCTGCGGGGTCAGTTGATCGCCTCTCCTCCCGAGGGGCGCATGGGCGTCTCGATTCACTCCAGCGTTTCCGGCACGGTCAAAGCCGTCGAGGTCCGTCCTCTCATCGGCGGCCGGGGGCCGTCCATCGTCATCGAGAGCGACGGCCAGGCCAGGGAGGTCCCCTTCGAGGAACGGCCCCGGTGGCGTGAACTCTCTCGCGAGGAGATCCTCTCCCTCGTCGGATCTTCGGGCATCGTCGGCCTGGGAGGGGCCTGCTTTCCCACGTCGGTCAAGCTCAACCCGCCGCCCGATTCCCCCATCGACACGGTCATCCTCAACGGCGCCGAGTGCGAGCCCTATCTGACCTGCGATGACCGCATCATGAGGGAACACGCCGACGAGATCGCCCAGGGGACGGAGCTCCTTCGGCTTCTCTTCCCCGAGGCCTCCGTCGTCGTCGGCCTCGAGGAGAACAAACCCGAGGCCATCGAGGCCCTGCGCAGGGCCTTCGCGGGCTCGGGCGGCGGGGCCGAGGTCCGGGCCCTCCCCGTCATGTACCCCCAGGGCTCGGAAAAGCAGCTCATCTACGCCGTGACGGGGCGGTCCGTCCCGTCGGGCAAGCTGCCCTGCGTCGTGGGCTGTCTCGTCCAGAACGTGGCCACGGTGCGCAACATGTATCTGGCCGTCGCCGAGGGGCGTCCCCTCATGGACCGCGTCATCACCGTCACGGGCGAGGCCTTCGTCTCGCCGGGTAACTTCCTCGTCCCTCTGGGGACTCTCGTCAGCCAGCTCGTCGAGGCCGCCGGGGGATTCAAGGAGGAGCCGGGCAAGGTCATCGCCGGGGGTCCCATGATGGGCGTCGCCCTGACGCGCCTCGACGTTCCCGTCGTGAAGGGGACGTCGGGCCTCCTGGCCCAGCCCAAGTCGATGACCCTGACGGAGCCGGAACAGGATTGCATCCGCTGCGGCCGCTGCATCGAGGTCTGTCCCATGGGGCTCGCCCCCAATCGCCTCAACCGCCTGGCCCTGCTGGAGGACTACGACGCCTTCGTCGACGAAGGCGGCATGGACTGTATCGAGTGCGGCTCCTGCTCCTACACCTGCCCGGCCATGCGCTACCTCGTCCAGAGCCTGCGCGAGGCCAAGCGGACGGCAGGCGCCCGAAGGAGGAAGTGA